The following proteins are encoded in a genomic region of Nicotiana sylvestris chromosome 4, ASM39365v2, whole genome shotgun sequence:
- the LOC138890287 gene encoding uncharacterized protein, which translates to MSGYAKFMKDLVIKKRSMNCEMIKMTHQVSAIVAYMAPKLEDPDAFTILCTIGSADFAKALCDLGESINLMPYSMFKTLGIGQPRTISMRLQMADRTMKRPLGIIDDVLVWVDKFILPADFVILDCEVD; encoded by the coding sequence ATGTCGGGATATGCcaagttcatgaaggacttggtaataAAGAAGAGATCAATGAACTGTgaaatgatcaaaatgacacatcaagtgagtgccattgtgGCCTACATGGCTCCAAAGTTAGAAGACCCCGATGCCTTTACAATCTTGTGCACTATTGGTAGTGCCGATTTTGCCAAAGCTTTGTGTGACTTGGGAGAAAGCATTAACTTGATGCCATATTCTATGTTCAAGACTTtggggattgggcaaccaaggaccatatccatgaggttgcaaatggcggataggaCAATGAAGAGGCCATTGGGGATAATTGATGATGTGCTAGTTTGGGTCGACAAGTTCATACTTCCCGCAGATTTTGTAATACTTGACTGTGAGGTTGACTAA
- the LOC138890288 gene encoding uncharacterized protein yields the protein MADISSAWQSRANVPQGDPNVIHMHKELHDHDQAIAELTATMNQLAKAQLQQVQGPNQVNAMEGVNMMINKRRQREVQHVNNYQGQRGNAPNQQQWRSQGNWGNQGQQGNWNSGNNNNQSNWGNNNNQNWDNQGNQGNWGGNNNSNWGGNNNQGGWNNDNQGNRGSGFQRPPMYQQLNNPPLFPSQGPSSSNNEMGRIESMFEQMMKKNANSDAQLDSHNTSIRNLEVQHGQISQALNTRPKGALPSDSVVNPKGGNNMGHAMAVTTRSGRGGVASISNPRKLVSDNVMAQDDDESNNDVQVNDENVNDEVRIDINDNREET from the exons ATGGCAGATATATCCTCGgcgtggcaaagtagagccaatgtgccacaaggTGACCCCAATGTTATTCACATGCATAAGGAGCTACATGACCACGACCAAGCTATAGCCGAGTTGACTGCtaccatgaaccaattggctaaagctcagttgcaacaagttcaagggccaaatcaagtgaatgccatggaaggGGTAAATATGAtgatcaacaagagaaggcaacgaG aggtgcaaCATGTCAACAATTATCAAGGTCAACGGGGCAATGCTCCGAATCAACAACAGTGGAGATCAcaaggaaattggggaaatcaaggtcaacaaggaaattggaatagtggcaacaacaacaaccaaagcaattgggggaacaacaataaTCAAAATTGGGATAACCAAGgaaaccaaggcaattggggtggcaacaataatAGTAATTGGGGAGGCAATAACAATCAAGGGGGTTGGAACAACGATAATCAAGGGAATCGGGGGtcaggctttcaaaggcctccgatgtatcaacaactgaATAACCCGCCTCTATTTCCTTCACAAGGTCCTAGCTCTTCTAATAATGAGATGGGACGGATTGAAtccatgttcgagcaaatgatgaagaaaaatgcCAACTCCGATGCCCAATTGGACTCCCATAACACTTCTATCCGCAACTTGGAAGTCCAACATGGCCAAATTTCTCAagctttgaatactcgccctaagggggcactaccaagtgattcggtagtaaacccgaagggtgggaacaatatgGGCCATGCTATGGCGGTGACTACAAGAAGTGGTAGAGGTGGAGTTGCTAGTATCTCGAATCCAAGAAAGCTTGTGAGTGATAATGTGATGGCGCAAGATGATGATGAGTCGAACAATGATGTGCAAGTGaatgatgagaatgtgaatgatgAAGTGAGAATAGACATTAATGACAACAGAGAGGAGACataa